Part of the Solwaraspora sp. WMMA2065 genome is shown below.
GTGGGGACGGTTTTGTCGAATGGGTGGTGGTGGGCCCGCCACCGTGGTGGTGGCGGGCCCTCTGCGGGTGGGTTGGGTCATGGTGAGGTGGTGGGGCGTGGGAAGCGGGCGTCACCGAGACGCGGCCCTGGTCGGAGCCGGGGCGCCGGTTCGGGCGGTGTGGTCAGGGAGTCCGACTTGGCGAGTCGGGTGCGGCCCACCGGTGTGGGCACAGCAGCAGCCGCAGCGCGGCGGCCGCTTGTTGGGGGACGACGCCGTTGCCGAGGACCCGCAGCGCGCCGGTGCGGGGTATCGCGAGGCTCGGGTCGGTGACGTGGCCGTCGTTGAGGCCCATGAGCCATTCGACGAACGGCGGGGCCAGGACGGGTTTGTCATGTCGGCCGGGTTGGGTGGGTTCGGGGACGCGGCGGCCGAGCAGCTGTTCCCAGCGGGCCACCGCTGTCGCGTAGGCACCCCACCGGTCGGTGTCGGGCTGGCCCAGCCCGGCGACGGTGGTGCGCAGGTCGGCGCCGCCGTCGCCGTGTCGGCCCGGTCCCCGTGCGTCGGAGGCGCGGGGGGTGGGCAGGGTCCGGTCCGGCACCCGTACGGCCGCCGACGGCAGGGTGAGGTCGCCGCGTGATCCGCGCTGCCCCGGGCTGCCCTTGGCGCCGTCGGAGGCGCGTGGGGTGGGGAGCAGTATCTGTGACAGCGGTGGCCGCCACCCGGTCCCGGCCCGCCGGCCCGGGGTGCCGGTGTCGCTGGCCCTCGGCGTCGGCAGCAGCCGCGGGGCGGCGCCGGACTGTCGGTCGTTCCCGGCCTGCGGGGACACGTCCGGCCCATGTGGTGTCGTGTGCGGAGTCGGTGGGAGGTGGTGGTGGCGGGTGCCGGTCGGCTCGACCAGGTCGGGTAGTCCGTACTGGTGGCCGGGGCCTTTGCCGTCACGGGCGCACGGGGTGGGCAGTGTCGGTGCCTCCTCGTTCGGTGGGTGTGGCCAGCAGGAACAGGCGGTCTCGGCGGTGGGGTGCGCCGATGTCGGACGCGCGTAGGCATAGCCAGCGCGTGTCGTACCCGATCTCGGCCAGGTCGGCGTGGACGACGTCGAGCCCTCGGCGCAGGAGGGCGGCGACGTTCTCCACGAAGACGAGCCGTGGTCGTAGTACGCGAACGGCTTCGGCGATGGTTGTCCACAGGCCGCTGTGGATACCGGTGATGCCGGCGCGTCGGCCGGCGTTGGAGATGTCCTGGCAGGGGAAGCCGGCGGTGACGATGTCGACTGGTGCGACGGTGCTCCAGTCGATGGTGCGGATGTCGCCGAGGTTCGGCACGTCGGGCCAGTGGCGGTTAAGGACGGTGCTGGCGTGGCGGTCGGTATCGGCGTACCAGGTGAGGCGGCCGCCGAGCACCAGCTCGACGGCCAGGTCGAGGCCGCCGTAGCCGGTGCACAGCGAGCCGATCCGCGCGGCGGCGGGAGGATCAACGGCCACCCCACCTCCCGGCACCGCCGGTACCGGCCCGGTTCCGGCGTGTGGTGTCGGCGGCTGGCTGCCGCGTAGGCGGTACCGTCGCGCCGTGACCGACCAGACGACGAGTTACACGTGCCGCCACTGCGGCCAGCGCCACGACGGGCCGCCGTTGTCCTACGGCAGCGACGCGCCCGCCTACTGGAGCGACACCCTCGCCGCCGACGACCACAGCGGCCTCACCGACGAGCAGTGCGTCATCCAGGGACAGCACTTCTTCGTCCGCGCGCGCATCGTCATCCCGGTCACCGACGCTGACACCGACTTCGACTGGGGTGTCTGGGTGTCGCTGAGCCAGGCCAACTTCGACCGGATGAACGAGGTATGGACCACGCCCGGGCGGGAACGGGAGCCGTCCTACTTCGGCTGGCTGTCCACGGAGATCCCGATCTACCAGCCGACGACGGTGAACCTGAAGACCCGGGTCCGCACCCAGCCGGTGGGACACCGGCCACTGGTCGAGCTCGAACCCACCGCGCACCCGCTCGCCGTGGAACAACGCAGCGGGATCACCCTGGCCCGGGTACGGCAGATCGCCGAGGAACTGCTCCACGCCCAGCCCTGAGAACACGGCGGTCTCCCCGGCGGCAGACCGCAGTGGACGTCGCCGGTCGGACACATCGCTGCCACCGGGCCACGGGGAACGGTGGAGGTGGGTGGGTGCGGTCACGCCACCACCCCGTTCCCCGGATCCCGATGCGCGTGCTTGGGTTCGCGGGAACTTCCGGACCTTAGTGGCTTGGCCAGGACGAGGACGTCCTCGTGGGCGATCAGGTGCATCGGCACCCCGGCCTGGCGGGCCTTACGCACGGCGGAGAGTTGGAAGAACGACGGGCGGGCGATCAGCCGCCCGCCGCGGACGGCGGCGAGCAGCGCCACGCACCGCTCGACCGGGACGAGCCCGGCGGCGACGCCGGCGCCGATGACCGCCGACGGCAGGTCGACCAGTTCGCCGCGTTTGCGCCACGGCCGGGCGGTGACCACGACGATCCCGCCGGGCTTGAGCAGGGTGGCGCAGCCGGCGAGGATCTCGGTGAAGCCGTCGGCCAGGCCGGGCAGGTCC
Proteins encoded:
- the dcm gene encoding DNA (cytosine-5-)-methyltransferase → MAVDPPAAARIGSLCTGYGGLDLAVELVLGGRLTWYADTDRHASTVLNRHWPDVPNLGDIRTIDWSTVAPVDIVTAGFPCQDISNAGRRAGITGIHSGLWTTIAEAVRVLRPRLVFVENVAALLRRGLDVVHADLAEIGYDTRWLCLRASDIGAPHRRDRLFLLATPTERGGTDTAHPVRP
- a CDS encoding DUF2199 domain-containing protein, producing MTDQTTSYTCRHCGQRHDGPPLSYGSDAPAYWSDTLAADDHSGLTDEQCVIQGQHFFVRARIVIPVTDADTDFDWGVWVSLSQANFDRMNEVWTTPGREREPSYFGWLSTEIPIYQPTTVNLKTRVRTQPVGHRPLVELEPTAHPLAVEQRSGITLARVRQIAEELLHAQP